GATCCCGTACGACCCTCGCCCGGTACAGAAAGGGCGACCCACTGGCGGACAGCAGGGACCTGCTCGACCGGGTCGGCAATCTCCTTTCCATCCACCGGTCCCTGAGGATCCTCTTCCCGAAGAACAGGGAACTGGTTTACCGCTGGCCGACGGCACCGAACAAGGCCTTCAATGGCCGGAGCCCCGTTGAGATCATCCGCGATGAAGGCTTCCTCGGACTCCTCACGGTGA
This DNA window, taken from Syntrophorhabdus sp., encodes the following:
- a CDS encoding DUF2384 domain-containing protein, which codes for MPVAEKAVQNDPRSREGREALSGMVMRLFARWDISLQDQAALLGLSEGSRTTLARYRKGDPLADSRDLLDRVGNLLSIHRSLRILFPKNRELVYRWPTAPNKAFNGRSPVEIIRDEGFLGLLTV